Proteins encoded by one window of Camelus bactrianus isolate YW-2024 breed Bactrian camel chromosome 9, ASM4877302v1, whole genome shotgun sequence:
- the GSK3A gene encoding glycogen synthase kinase-3 alpha isoform X5: MSGGAPSGGGPGGSGRARTSSFAEPGGGGGGGGGPGGSASGPGGSGGGKASVGAMGGGVVAPSSGGGPSGSGGGGSSGPGAGTSFPPPGVKLGRDSGKVTTVVATLGQGPERSQEVAYTDIKVIGNGSFGVVYQARLADTRELVAIKKVLQDKRFKVACGEQNRELQIMRKLDHCNIVRLRYFFYSSGEKKDELYLNLVLEYVPETVYRVARHFTKAKLTIPIIYVKVYMYQLFRSLAYIHSQGVCHRDIKPQNLLVDPDTAVLKLCDFGSAKQLVRGEPNVSYICSRYYRAPELIFGATDYTSSIDVWSAGCVLAELLLGQPIFPGDSGVDQLVEIIKVLGTPTREQIREMNPNYTEFKFPQIKAHPWTKVFKSRTPPEAIALCSSLLEYTPSSRLSPLEACAHSFFDELRSPGTQLPNNRPLPPLFNFSPGELTIQPSLNAILIPPHLRSPAGTASLTPSSQGHNHSTALITDTG, encoded by the exons ATGAGCGGTGGCGCGCCTTCAGGGGGCGGCCCCGGGGGCTCGGGCCGGGCGCGGACCAGCTCGTTCGCGGAGCcaggcggcggaggcggcggcggcggcggccccgggGGCTCGGCCTCCGGCCcaggcggcagcggcggcgggaAGGCGTCAGTCGGAGCCATGGGCGGGGGCGTGGTGGCCCCGAGCTCCGGGGGTGGCCCCAGCGGCAGCGGCGGAGGAGGCAGTAGCGGCCCCGGTGCGGGCACCAGCTTCCCGCCGCCGGGAGTGAAGCTGGGCC GTGACAGCGGGAAGGTGACCACAGTGGTAGCCACTCTAGGCCAAGGCCCGGAACGCTCCCAGGAGGTGGCTTACACAGACATCAAAGTGATTGGCAATGGCTCATTTGGGGTCGTGTACCAGGCACGACTGGCAGACACCAGGGAATTGGTGGCCATCAAGAAGGTTCTCCAGGACAAGAGGTTCAAGGTAGCTTGTGGGGAACAG AACCGAGAGCTGCAGATTATGCGTAAGCTGGACCACTGCAATATCGTGAGGCTGAGATACTTTTTCTACTCCAGTGGGGAGAAG AAAGATGAGCTTTATCTAAATCTGGTGCTGGAATATGTGCCTGAGACAGTGTACCGGGTGGCCCGTCATTTTACCAAGGCCAAGCTGACCATCCCTATCATCTACGTCAag GTGTACATGTACCAGCTCTTCCGGAGCTTGGCCTACATCCACTCCCAGGGTGTGTGTCACCGCGACATCAAGCCCCAGAACCTGCTGGTGGACCCCGACACAGCTGTCCTCAAGCTCTGCGATTTTGGCAG TGCAAAGCAGTTGGTCCGGGGGGAGCCCAATGTCTCCTACATCTGTTCTCGCTACTACCGGGCCCCAGAGCTGATCTTCGGAGCCACTGATTATACCTCATCCATCG ATGTGTGGTCAGCTGGCTGTGTACTGGCCGAGCTCCTCCTGGGCCAGCCCATCTTCCCTGGGGATAGTGGAGTAGACCAGCTGGTGGAGATCATCAAg GTGCTGGGAACACCAACCCGAGAACAGATCCGAGAAATGAACCCCAATTACACGGAGTTCAAGTTCCCCCAGATTAAAGCTCACCCCTGGACAAAG GTTTTCAAATCCCGAACGCCACCCGAGGCCATTGCGCTCTGCTCTAGCCTGCTGGAGTACACACCGTCCTCAAGGCTCTCCCCGCTGGAAGCCTGCGCCCACAGCTTCTTTGATGAACTGCGAAGTCCCGGAACCCAGCTCCCCAACAACCGCCCGCTTCCTCCTCTCTTCAATTTCAGTCCTGGCG AACTCACCATCCAACCATCTCTCAACGCCATTCTCATCCCTCCTCACTTGAGGTCCCCAGCGGGCACTGCCTCCCTCACTCCATCCTCACAAG GTCACAATCACTCAACAGCACTGATTACAGATACGGGCTGA
- the GSK3A gene encoding glycogen synthase kinase-3 alpha isoform X2 → MSGGAPSGGGPGGSGRARTSSFAEPGGGGGGGGGPGGSASGPGGSGGGKASVGAMGGGVVAPSSGGGPSGSGGGGSSGPGAGTSFPPPGVKLGRDSGKVTTVVATLGQGPERSQEVAYTDIKVIGNGSFGVVYQARLADTRELVAIKKVLQDKRFKVACGEQNRELQIMRKLDHCNIVRLRYFFYSSGEKKDELYLNLVLEYVPETVYRVARHFTKAKLTIPIIYVKVYMYQLFRSLAYIHSQGVCHRDIKPQNLLVDPDTAVLKLCDFGSAKQLVRGEPNVSYICSRYYRAPELIFGATDYTSSIDVWSAGCVLAELLLGQPIFPGDSGVDQLVEIIKVLGTPTREQIREMNPNYTEFKFPQIKAHPWTKVFKSRTPPEAIALCSSLLEYTPSSRLSPLEACAHSFFDELRSPGTQLPNNRPLPPLFNFSPGELTIQPSLNAILIPPHLRSPAGTASLTPSSQALSEAQTGPDWQSTDATAPLTNSS, encoded by the exons ATGAGCGGTGGCGCGCCTTCAGGGGGCGGCCCCGGGGGCTCGGGCCGGGCGCGGACCAGCTCGTTCGCGGAGCcaggcggcggaggcggcggcggcggcggccccgggGGCTCGGCCTCCGGCCcaggcggcagcggcggcgggaAGGCGTCAGTCGGAGCCATGGGCGGGGGCGTGGTGGCCCCGAGCTCCGGGGGTGGCCCCAGCGGCAGCGGCGGAGGAGGCAGTAGCGGCCCCGGTGCGGGCACCAGCTTCCCGCCGCCGGGAGTGAAGCTGGGCC GTGACAGCGGGAAGGTGACCACAGTGGTAGCCACTCTAGGCCAAGGCCCGGAACGCTCCCAGGAGGTGGCTTACACAGACATCAAAGTGATTGGCAATGGCTCATTTGGGGTCGTGTACCAGGCACGACTGGCAGACACCAGGGAATTGGTGGCCATCAAGAAGGTTCTCCAGGACAAGAGGTTCAAGGTAGCTTGTGGGGAACAG AACCGAGAGCTGCAGATTATGCGTAAGCTGGACCACTGCAATATCGTGAGGCTGAGATACTTTTTCTACTCCAGTGGGGAGAAG AAAGATGAGCTTTATCTAAATCTGGTGCTGGAATATGTGCCTGAGACAGTGTACCGGGTGGCCCGTCATTTTACCAAGGCCAAGCTGACCATCCCTATCATCTACGTCAag GTGTACATGTACCAGCTCTTCCGGAGCTTGGCCTACATCCACTCCCAGGGTGTGTGTCACCGCGACATCAAGCCCCAGAACCTGCTGGTGGACCCCGACACAGCTGTCCTCAAGCTCTGCGATTTTGGCAG TGCAAAGCAGTTGGTCCGGGGGGAGCCCAATGTCTCCTACATCTGTTCTCGCTACTACCGGGCCCCAGAGCTGATCTTCGGAGCCACTGATTATACCTCATCCATCG ATGTGTGGTCAGCTGGCTGTGTACTGGCCGAGCTCCTCCTGGGCCAGCCCATCTTCCCTGGGGATAGTGGAGTAGACCAGCTGGTGGAGATCATCAAg GTGCTGGGAACACCAACCCGAGAACAGATCCGAGAAATGAACCCCAATTACACGGAGTTCAAGTTCCCCCAGATTAAAGCTCACCCCTGGACAAAG GTTTTCAAATCCCGAACGCCACCCGAGGCCATTGCGCTCTGCTCTAGCCTGCTGGAGTACACACCGTCCTCAAGGCTCTCCCCGCTGGAAGCCTGCGCCCACAGCTTCTTTGATGAACTGCGAAGTCCCGGAACCCAGCTCCCCAACAACCGCCCGCTTCCTCCTCTCTTCAATTTCAGTCCTGGCG AACTCACCATCCAACCATCTCTCAACGCCATTCTCATCCCTCCTCACTTGAGGTCCCCAGCGGGCACTGCCTCCCTCACTCCATCCTCACAAG CTTTAAGTGAGGCTCAGACCGGCCCGGACTGGCAGTCGACTGATGCCACAGCTCCCCTCACTAACTCTTCCTGA
- the GSK3A gene encoding glycogen synthase kinase-3 alpha isoform X3: MSGGAPSGGGPGGSGRARTSSFAEPGGGGGGGGGPGGSASGPGGSGGGKASVGAMGGGVVAPSSGGGPSGSGGGGSSGPGAGTSFPPPGVKLGRDSGKVTTVVATLGQGPERSQEVAYTDIKVIGNGSFGVVYQARLADTRELVAIKKVLQDKRFKNRELQIMRKLDHCNIVRLRYFFYSSGEKKDELYLNLVLEYVPETVYRVARHFTKAKLTIPIIYVKVYMYQLFRSLAYIHSQGVCHRDIKPQNLLVDPDTAVLKLCDFGSAKQLVRGEPNVSYICSRYYRAPELIFGATDYTSSIDVWSAGCVLAELLLGQPIFPGDSGVDQLVEIIKVLGTPTREQIREMNPNYTEFKFPQIKAHPWTKVFKSRTPPEAIALCSSLLEYTPSSRLSPLEACAHSFFDELRSPGTQLPNNRPLPPLFNFSPGELTIQPSLNAILIPPHLRSPAGTASLTPSSQDFLFRLKKIRLGSSGPASPQGSTVSWS, translated from the exons ATGAGCGGTGGCGCGCCTTCAGGGGGCGGCCCCGGGGGCTCGGGCCGGGCGCGGACCAGCTCGTTCGCGGAGCcaggcggcggaggcggcggcggcggcggccccgggGGCTCGGCCTCCGGCCcaggcggcagcggcggcgggaAGGCGTCAGTCGGAGCCATGGGCGGGGGCGTGGTGGCCCCGAGCTCCGGGGGTGGCCCCAGCGGCAGCGGCGGAGGAGGCAGTAGCGGCCCCGGTGCGGGCACCAGCTTCCCGCCGCCGGGAGTGAAGCTGGGCC GTGACAGCGGGAAGGTGACCACAGTGGTAGCCACTCTAGGCCAAGGCCCGGAACGCTCCCAGGAGGTGGCTTACACAGACATCAAAGTGATTGGCAATGGCTCATTTGGGGTCGTGTACCAGGCACGACTGGCAGACACCAGGGAATTGGTGGCCATCAAGAAGGTTCTCCAGGACAAGAGGTTCAAG AACCGAGAGCTGCAGATTATGCGTAAGCTGGACCACTGCAATATCGTGAGGCTGAGATACTTTTTCTACTCCAGTGGGGAGAAG AAAGATGAGCTTTATCTAAATCTGGTGCTGGAATATGTGCCTGAGACAGTGTACCGGGTGGCCCGTCATTTTACCAAGGCCAAGCTGACCATCCCTATCATCTACGTCAag GTGTACATGTACCAGCTCTTCCGGAGCTTGGCCTACATCCACTCCCAGGGTGTGTGTCACCGCGACATCAAGCCCCAGAACCTGCTGGTGGACCCCGACACAGCTGTCCTCAAGCTCTGCGATTTTGGCAG TGCAAAGCAGTTGGTCCGGGGGGAGCCCAATGTCTCCTACATCTGTTCTCGCTACTACCGGGCCCCAGAGCTGATCTTCGGAGCCACTGATTATACCTCATCCATCG ATGTGTGGTCAGCTGGCTGTGTACTGGCCGAGCTCCTCCTGGGCCAGCCCATCTTCCCTGGGGATAGTGGAGTAGACCAGCTGGTGGAGATCATCAAg GTGCTGGGAACACCAACCCGAGAACAGATCCGAGAAATGAACCCCAATTACACGGAGTTCAAGTTCCCCCAGATTAAAGCTCACCCCTGGACAAAG GTTTTCAAATCCCGAACGCCACCCGAGGCCATTGCGCTCTGCTCTAGCCTGCTGGAGTACACACCGTCCTCAAGGCTCTCCCCGCTGGAAGCCTGCGCCCACAGCTTCTTTGATGAACTGCGAAGTCCCGGAACCCAGCTCCCCAACAACCGCCCGCTTCCTCCTCTCTTCAATTTCAGTCCTGGCG AACTCACCATCCAACCATCTCTCAACGCCATTCTCATCCCTCCTCACTTGAGGTCCCCAGCGGGCACTGCCTCCCTCACTCCATCCTCACAAG ATTTCCTGTTTCGCTTGAAGAAAATCAGACTGGGCAGCAGTGGGCCTGCCTCTCCTCAGGGCAGTACTGTTAGCTGGAGCTGA
- the ERF gene encoding ETS domain-containing transcription factor ERF isoform X2, whose amino-acid sequence MNYDKLSRALRYYYNKRILHKTKGKRFTYKFNFNKLVLVNYPFIDVGLAGGAVPQSAPPVPSGGSHFRFPPSTPSEVLSPTEDPRSPPACSSSSSSLFSAVVARRLGRGSVSDCSDGTSELEEPLGEDPRARPPGPLELGAFRGPPLARLPHDPGVFRVYPRSRGGPEPLSPFPVSPLAGPGSLLPPQLSPALPMTPTHLAYTPSPTLSPMYPSGGGGPSGSGGGSHFSFSPEDMKRYLQAHTQSVYNYHLSPRAFLHYPGLVVPQPQRPDKCPLPPMAPETPPVPSSASSSSSSSSSPFKFKLQPPPLGRRQRAAGEKAPAGPDKSSGIAVGGGGSAGGLAEGAGALAPPPPPPQIKVEPISEGESEEVEVTDISDEDEEDGEVFKTPRAPPAPPKPDPGEAPGAAQCMPLKLRFKRRWSEDCRLEGGGGPTGGLEDEGEDKKVRGEGPGEAGGPLTPRRVSSDLQHATAQLSLEHRDS is encoded by the exons ATGAATTATGACAAGCTGAGCCGGGCCCTGCG CTATTATTACAACAAACGCATTCTGCACAAGACCAAGGGGAAACGGTTCACCTACAAGTTCAACTTCAACAAACTGGTGCTGGTTAATTACCCTTTCATTGATGTGGGGTTGGCTG GGGGTGCAGTGCCCCAGAGCGCCCCGCCAGTGCCATCAGGCGGCAGCCACTTCCGCTTCCCTCCCTCAACGCCCTCCGAGGTGCTCTCCCCCACCGAGGACCCCCGCTCACCACCAGCCTGCTCTTCATCTTCATCCTCCCTTTTCTCGGCTGTGGTCGCCCGACGCTTGGGACGAGGCTCTGTCAGTGACTGTAGCGATGGCACGTCAGAGCTGGAAGAGCCACTGGGAGAGGACCCCCGGGCCCGACCACCTGGCCCTCTGGAGCTGGGTGCCTTCCGTGGGCCCCCACTGGCCCGCCTGCCCCATGACCCTGGCGTCTTCCGTGTCTACCCCCGGTCCCGGGGTGGCCCTGAGCCTCTTAGCCCTTTCCCTGTGTCGCCTCTAGCCGGGCCTGGCTCCCTGCTACCCCCTCAGCTCTCACCGGCTCTGCCCATGACACCCACCCACCTGGCCTACACTCCCTCACCCACGCTGAGCCCTATGTATCCCAGTGGTGGCGGGGGCCCCAGCGGCTCTGGGGGAGGCTCCCACTTCTCCTTCAGCCCTGAGGACATGAAACGGTACCTGCAGGCCCACACCCAAAGCGTCTACAACTACCACCTCAGCCCCCGCGCCTTCCTGCACTACCCTGGGCTGGTGGTGCCCCAGCCTCAGCGCCCTGACAAGTGCCCGCTACCGCCCATGGCACCTGAGACCCCACCAGTCCCTTCCTCAGCCTcgtcctcttcttcctcctcttcctctccattcAAGTTTAAGCTCCAGCCGCCCCCGCTGGGACGCCGGCAGCGGGCAGCTGGGGAGAAGGCTCCTGCGGGCCCTGACAAGAGCAGTGGCATTGctgttggtggtggtggcagcGCGGGCGGgctggctgagggggctgggGCCCTGGCCCCTCCACCACCGCCGCCGCAGATCAAGGTGGAGCCTATCTCGGAAGGTGAATCGGAGGAGGTGGAGGTGACTGACATCAGCGATGAGGATGAGGAAGACGGGGAGGTATTCAAGACTCCTCGTGCCCCACCTGCGCCCCCAAAGCCCGACCCCGGCGAGGCACCCGGGGCAGCCCAGTGCATGCCCCTCAAGCTGCGCTTTAAACGGCGCTGGAGTGAAGACTGTCGCCTAGAGGGGGGTGGGGGCCCCACTGGGGGCCTCGAGGATGAGGGTGAGGACAAGAAGGTTcgaggggaggggcctggggaggctggggggccCCTCACCCCAAGGCGGGTGAGCTCCGACCTCCAGCACGCTACAGCCCAGCTCTCTCTGGAGCATCGAGATTCCTGA
- the GSK3A gene encoding glycogen synthase kinase-3 alpha isoform X4 gives MSGGAPSGGGPGGSGRARTSSFAEPGGGGGGGGGPGGSASGPGGSGGGKASVGAMGGGVVAPSSGGGPSGSGGGGSSGPGAGTSFPPPGVKLGRDSGKVTTVVATLGQGPERSQEVAYTDIKVIGNGSFGVVYQARLADTRELVAIKKVLQDKRFKNRELQIMRKLDHCNIVRLRYFFYSSGEKKDELYLNLVLEYVPETVYRVARHFTKAKLTIPIIYVKVYMYQLFRSLAYIHSQGVCHRDIKPQNLLVDPDTAVLKLCDFGSAKQLVRGEPNVSYICSRYYRAPELIFGATDYTSSIDVWSAGCVLAELLLGQPIFPGDSGVDQLVEIIKVLGTPTREQIREMNPNYTEFKFPQIKAHPWTKVFKSRTPPEAIALCSSLLEYTPSSRLSPLEACAHSFFDELRSPGTQLPNNRPLPPLFNFSPGELTIQPSLNAILIPPHLRSPAGTASLTPSSQALSEAQTGPDWQSTDATAPLTNSS, from the exons ATGAGCGGTGGCGCGCCTTCAGGGGGCGGCCCCGGGGGCTCGGGCCGGGCGCGGACCAGCTCGTTCGCGGAGCcaggcggcggaggcggcggcggcggcggccccgggGGCTCGGCCTCCGGCCcaggcggcagcggcggcgggaAGGCGTCAGTCGGAGCCATGGGCGGGGGCGTGGTGGCCCCGAGCTCCGGGGGTGGCCCCAGCGGCAGCGGCGGAGGAGGCAGTAGCGGCCCCGGTGCGGGCACCAGCTTCCCGCCGCCGGGAGTGAAGCTGGGCC GTGACAGCGGGAAGGTGACCACAGTGGTAGCCACTCTAGGCCAAGGCCCGGAACGCTCCCAGGAGGTGGCTTACACAGACATCAAAGTGATTGGCAATGGCTCATTTGGGGTCGTGTACCAGGCACGACTGGCAGACACCAGGGAATTGGTGGCCATCAAGAAGGTTCTCCAGGACAAGAGGTTCAAG AACCGAGAGCTGCAGATTATGCGTAAGCTGGACCACTGCAATATCGTGAGGCTGAGATACTTTTTCTACTCCAGTGGGGAGAAG AAAGATGAGCTTTATCTAAATCTGGTGCTGGAATATGTGCCTGAGACAGTGTACCGGGTGGCCCGTCATTTTACCAAGGCCAAGCTGACCATCCCTATCATCTACGTCAag GTGTACATGTACCAGCTCTTCCGGAGCTTGGCCTACATCCACTCCCAGGGTGTGTGTCACCGCGACATCAAGCCCCAGAACCTGCTGGTGGACCCCGACACAGCTGTCCTCAAGCTCTGCGATTTTGGCAG TGCAAAGCAGTTGGTCCGGGGGGAGCCCAATGTCTCCTACATCTGTTCTCGCTACTACCGGGCCCCAGAGCTGATCTTCGGAGCCACTGATTATACCTCATCCATCG ATGTGTGGTCAGCTGGCTGTGTACTGGCCGAGCTCCTCCTGGGCCAGCCCATCTTCCCTGGGGATAGTGGAGTAGACCAGCTGGTGGAGATCATCAAg GTGCTGGGAACACCAACCCGAGAACAGATCCGAGAAATGAACCCCAATTACACGGAGTTCAAGTTCCCCCAGATTAAAGCTCACCCCTGGACAAAG GTTTTCAAATCCCGAACGCCACCCGAGGCCATTGCGCTCTGCTCTAGCCTGCTGGAGTACACACCGTCCTCAAGGCTCTCCCCGCTGGAAGCCTGCGCCCACAGCTTCTTTGATGAACTGCGAAGTCCCGGAACCCAGCTCCCCAACAACCGCCCGCTTCCTCCTCTCTTCAATTTCAGTCCTGGCG AACTCACCATCCAACCATCTCTCAACGCCATTCTCATCCCTCCTCACTTGAGGTCCCCAGCGGGCACTGCCTCCCTCACTCCATCCTCACAAG CTTTAAGTGAGGCTCAGACCGGCCCGGACTGGCAGTCGACTGATGCCACAGCTCCCCTCACTAACTCTTCCTGA
- the GSK3A gene encoding glycogen synthase kinase-3 alpha isoform X1, translating into MSGGAPSGGGPGGSGRARTSSFAEPGGGGGGGGGPGGSASGPGGSGGGKASVGAMGGGVVAPSSGGGPSGSGGGGSSGPGAGTSFPPPGVKLGRDSGKVTTVVATLGQGPERSQEVAYTDIKVIGNGSFGVVYQARLADTRELVAIKKVLQDKRFKVACGEQNRELQIMRKLDHCNIVRLRYFFYSSGEKKDELYLNLVLEYVPETVYRVARHFTKAKLTIPIIYVKVYMYQLFRSLAYIHSQGVCHRDIKPQNLLVDPDTAVLKLCDFGSAKQLVRGEPNVSYICSRYYRAPELIFGATDYTSSIDVWSAGCVLAELLLGQPIFPGDSGVDQLVEIIKVLGTPTREQIREMNPNYTEFKFPQIKAHPWTKVFKSRTPPEAIALCSSLLEYTPSSRLSPLEACAHSFFDELRSPGTQLPNNRPLPPLFNFSPGELTIQPSLNAILIPPHLRSPAGTASLTPSSQDFLFRLKKIRLGSSGPASPQGSTVSWS; encoded by the exons ATGAGCGGTGGCGCGCCTTCAGGGGGCGGCCCCGGGGGCTCGGGCCGGGCGCGGACCAGCTCGTTCGCGGAGCcaggcggcggaggcggcggcggcggcggccccgggGGCTCGGCCTCCGGCCcaggcggcagcggcggcgggaAGGCGTCAGTCGGAGCCATGGGCGGGGGCGTGGTGGCCCCGAGCTCCGGGGGTGGCCCCAGCGGCAGCGGCGGAGGAGGCAGTAGCGGCCCCGGTGCGGGCACCAGCTTCCCGCCGCCGGGAGTGAAGCTGGGCC GTGACAGCGGGAAGGTGACCACAGTGGTAGCCACTCTAGGCCAAGGCCCGGAACGCTCCCAGGAGGTGGCTTACACAGACATCAAAGTGATTGGCAATGGCTCATTTGGGGTCGTGTACCAGGCACGACTGGCAGACACCAGGGAATTGGTGGCCATCAAGAAGGTTCTCCAGGACAAGAGGTTCAAGGTAGCTTGTGGGGAACAG AACCGAGAGCTGCAGATTATGCGTAAGCTGGACCACTGCAATATCGTGAGGCTGAGATACTTTTTCTACTCCAGTGGGGAGAAG AAAGATGAGCTTTATCTAAATCTGGTGCTGGAATATGTGCCTGAGACAGTGTACCGGGTGGCCCGTCATTTTACCAAGGCCAAGCTGACCATCCCTATCATCTACGTCAag GTGTACATGTACCAGCTCTTCCGGAGCTTGGCCTACATCCACTCCCAGGGTGTGTGTCACCGCGACATCAAGCCCCAGAACCTGCTGGTGGACCCCGACACAGCTGTCCTCAAGCTCTGCGATTTTGGCAG TGCAAAGCAGTTGGTCCGGGGGGAGCCCAATGTCTCCTACATCTGTTCTCGCTACTACCGGGCCCCAGAGCTGATCTTCGGAGCCACTGATTATACCTCATCCATCG ATGTGTGGTCAGCTGGCTGTGTACTGGCCGAGCTCCTCCTGGGCCAGCCCATCTTCCCTGGGGATAGTGGAGTAGACCAGCTGGTGGAGATCATCAAg GTGCTGGGAACACCAACCCGAGAACAGATCCGAGAAATGAACCCCAATTACACGGAGTTCAAGTTCCCCCAGATTAAAGCTCACCCCTGGACAAAG GTTTTCAAATCCCGAACGCCACCCGAGGCCATTGCGCTCTGCTCTAGCCTGCTGGAGTACACACCGTCCTCAAGGCTCTCCCCGCTGGAAGCCTGCGCCCACAGCTTCTTTGATGAACTGCGAAGTCCCGGAACCCAGCTCCCCAACAACCGCCCGCTTCCTCCTCTCTTCAATTTCAGTCCTGGCG AACTCACCATCCAACCATCTCTCAACGCCATTCTCATCCCTCCTCACTTGAGGTCCCCAGCGGGCACTGCCTCCCTCACTCCATCCTCACAAG ATTTCCTGTTTCGCTTGAAGAAAATCAGACTGGGCAGCAGTGGGCCTGCCTCTCCTCAGGGCAGTACTGTTAGCTGGAGCTGA
- the ERF gene encoding ETS domain-containing transcription factor ERF isoform X1 yields the protein MKTPADTGFAFPDWAYKPESSPGSRQIQLWHFILELLRKEEYQGVIAWQGDYGEFVIKDPDEVARLWGVRKCKPQMNYDKLSRALRYYYNKRILHKTKGKRFTYKFNFNKLVLVNYPFIDVGLAGGAVPQSAPPVPSGGSHFRFPPSTPSEVLSPTEDPRSPPACSSSSSSLFSAVVARRLGRGSVSDCSDGTSELEEPLGEDPRARPPGPLELGAFRGPPLARLPHDPGVFRVYPRSRGGPEPLSPFPVSPLAGPGSLLPPQLSPALPMTPTHLAYTPSPTLSPMYPSGGGGPSGSGGGSHFSFSPEDMKRYLQAHTQSVYNYHLSPRAFLHYPGLVVPQPQRPDKCPLPPMAPETPPVPSSASSSSSSSSSPFKFKLQPPPLGRRQRAAGEKAPAGPDKSSGIAVGGGGSAGGLAEGAGALAPPPPPPQIKVEPISEGESEEVEVTDISDEDEEDGEVFKTPRAPPAPPKPDPGEAPGAAQCMPLKLRFKRRWSEDCRLEGGGGPTGGLEDEGEDKKVRGEGPGEAGGPLTPRRVSSDLQHATAQLSLEHRDS from the exons ATGAAGACCCCGGCGGAcacag GGTTTGCCTTCCCGGATTGGGCCTACAAGCCGGAATCGTCCCCTGGCTCGAGGCAGATCCAGCTGTGGCACTTTATTCTGGAGCTGCTGCGAAAGGAGGAGTACCAGGGTGTCATCGCCTGGCAGGGAGACTACGGGGAGTTTGTCATCAAGGACCCGGACGAGGTGGCTCGGCTCTGGGGTGTCCGCAAGTGCAAGCCCCAGATGAATTATGACAAGCTGAGCCGGGCCCTGCG CTATTATTACAACAAACGCATTCTGCACAAGACCAAGGGGAAACGGTTCACCTACAAGTTCAACTTCAACAAACTGGTGCTGGTTAATTACCCTTTCATTGATGTGGGGTTGGCTG GGGGTGCAGTGCCCCAGAGCGCCCCGCCAGTGCCATCAGGCGGCAGCCACTTCCGCTTCCCTCCCTCAACGCCCTCCGAGGTGCTCTCCCCCACCGAGGACCCCCGCTCACCACCAGCCTGCTCTTCATCTTCATCCTCCCTTTTCTCGGCTGTGGTCGCCCGACGCTTGGGACGAGGCTCTGTCAGTGACTGTAGCGATGGCACGTCAGAGCTGGAAGAGCCACTGGGAGAGGACCCCCGGGCCCGACCACCTGGCCCTCTGGAGCTGGGTGCCTTCCGTGGGCCCCCACTGGCCCGCCTGCCCCATGACCCTGGCGTCTTCCGTGTCTACCCCCGGTCCCGGGGTGGCCCTGAGCCTCTTAGCCCTTTCCCTGTGTCGCCTCTAGCCGGGCCTGGCTCCCTGCTACCCCCTCAGCTCTCACCGGCTCTGCCCATGACACCCACCCACCTGGCCTACACTCCCTCACCCACGCTGAGCCCTATGTATCCCAGTGGTGGCGGGGGCCCCAGCGGCTCTGGGGGAGGCTCCCACTTCTCCTTCAGCCCTGAGGACATGAAACGGTACCTGCAGGCCCACACCCAAAGCGTCTACAACTACCACCTCAGCCCCCGCGCCTTCCTGCACTACCCTGGGCTGGTGGTGCCCCAGCCTCAGCGCCCTGACAAGTGCCCGCTACCGCCCATGGCACCTGAGACCCCACCAGTCCCTTCCTCAGCCTcgtcctcttcttcctcctcttcctctccattcAAGTTTAAGCTCCAGCCGCCCCCGCTGGGACGCCGGCAGCGGGCAGCTGGGGAGAAGGCTCCTGCGGGCCCTGACAAGAGCAGTGGCATTGctgttggtggtggtggcagcGCGGGCGGgctggctgagggggctgggGCCCTGGCCCCTCCACCACCGCCGCCGCAGATCAAGGTGGAGCCTATCTCGGAAGGTGAATCGGAGGAGGTGGAGGTGACTGACATCAGCGATGAGGATGAGGAAGACGGGGAGGTATTCAAGACTCCTCGTGCCCCACCTGCGCCCCCAAAGCCCGACCCCGGCGAGGCACCCGGGGCAGCCCAGTGCATGCCCCTCAAGCTGCGCTTTAAACGGCGCTGGAGTGAAGACTGTCGCCTAGAGGGGGGTGGGGGCCCCACTGGGGGCCTCGAGGATGAGGGTGAGGACAAGAAGGTTcgaggggaggggcctggggaggctggggggccCCTCACCCCAAGGCGGGTGAGCTCCGACCTCCAGCACGCTACAGCCCAGCTCTCTCTGGAGCATCGAGATTCCTGA